One Sulfurihydrogenibium subterraneum DSM 15120 DNA segment encodes these proteins:
- a CDS encoding Ni/Fe hydrogenase subunit alpha: METKLLTRVEGEGTLKLILKDNLVQDVVLNIFEPPRFFETILKGKKFEVIPDITARICGICPVAYQISSVQAIESIFNIKVSKEVENLRRIFYYGEWIHSHAIHVFFMHLPDFLGLSSFFEFIKLNPDLSKKALFIKQTGQKILEVIGGRDVHPVTACVGGFTHFPKDEEIKSLIPYLEKSYDYSLETVDFLSKLNFPKHLIPEGIVFVSLKEEDYYPILKGKIYLSTGLTIDKDEFLEYFYEFEKPYSTAKYSKTKEGKTYIVGPIARFNNSFDNLTENSKKIALKYGVKPIESNMSKTIIIRMIEILDSIERSIELIKLYQRNRLKNEKYEILEGEGTGVSEAPRGILWHNYKLNSKGIIEIANIIPPTSQNQSVIEELLKRLIINDNLKDELTLINYGESIIRDFDPCISCATHFLKIDKLNLNNR; the protein is encoded by the coding sequence ATGGAAACAAAACTTTTAACAAGAGTAGAGGGAGAAGGTACTTTAAAGCTGATATTAAAGGATAATTTAGTTCAAGATGTAGTCTTAAACATATTTGAACCGCCGAGATTTTTTGAAACTATTTTAAAAGGTAAAAAATTTGAAGTTATACCGGATATAACAGCGAGGATATGCGGAATTTGTCCTGTCGCTTATCAAATCAGTAGTGTTCAAGCTATTGAAAGTATATTTAATATAAAGGTTAGTAAGGAGGTTGAAAATTTAAGGAGAATCTTTTATTACGGTGAGTGGATTCACAGTCATGCAATACACGTTTTCTTTATGCATCTTCCGGATTTTTTAGGTTTAAGTTCTTTCTTTGAATTTATTAAGCTAAATCCGGATTTATCTAAAAAAGCTCTTTTTATAAAACAAACAGGACAGAAGATATTAGAAGTAATAGGAGGAAGAGATGTTCATCCTGTAACGGCATGTGTAGGAGGTTTTACTCACTTTCCAAAAGATGAAGAGATAAAATCGTTAATACCATACTTGGAAAAATCTTATGATTATTCTTTAGAGACAGTAGACTTCTTGTCAAAGTTGAATTTTCCAAAACATCTTATTCCTGAAGGCATAGTCTTTGTCTCATTAAAAGAGGAAGATTACTATCCAATACTAAAAGGCAAAATATACTTGTCAACAGGCTTGACTATAGATAAAGATGAGTTTTTAGAATACTTTTACGAGTTTGAAAAACCTTACTCAACAGCAAAGTACAGTAAAACAAAAGAGGGAAAAACTTATATTGTAGGACCTATAGCAAGATTTAACAACAGTTTTGATAATTTAACAGAAAATTCTAAAAAGATAGCTTTGAAGTATGGAGTAAAACCGATAGAAAGTAACATGTCTAAAACAATAATAATAAGGATGATTGAGATTTTAGATAGTATAGAAAGGTCTATAGAATTAATAAAACTCTATCAAAGAAACAGACTTAAAAATGAAAAGTACGAAATATTAGAAGGAGAAGGGACGGGTGTGTCCGAAGCTCCAAGGGGAATACTATGGCATAACTATAAACTCAATTCAAAAGGAATAATAGAAATAGCAAATATAATACCACCTACATCCCAAAATCAATCTGTAATAGAGGAGTTACTAAAAAGATTAATAATAAACGATAATTTAAAAGATGAGTTAACATTAATAAATTATGGAGAATCTATAATAAGAGACTTTGACCCTTGTATATCTTGCGCAACCCACTTTTTAAAAATTGACAAGCTAAATCTCAATAATAGGTAA
- the pfkA gene encoding 6-phosphofructokinase, translated as MKRIGLLTSGGDCPGLNACIRAVVRTANYYKIEVIGFIRGFKGLIEKDYKVLDYKSVAGILQRGGTILLTAREPRFKEYDYRKIAFENIKNLGIDALFVIGGNGSFQGAYLLNKDFDLNVIGIPKTIDNDIYGTEYAIGFDTAVNNAMEAIDKIKDTTMSHERVFIVEVMGRDSGFIALEVGMATGAEITLIPEYPLPLHVIEEKILKAKAMEKGFAIIVLAEGVASAKELAEILNQRLKDKSIGEIRYQVLGYIQRGGSPSAYDRIMASKFGVFAVEKYVEGHKNFMVSYEDGQLKIKPLQVSFGKVRVPNIQEYEINNILSL; from the coding sequence ATGAAGAGGATTGGATTACTTACAAGTGGTGGAGACTGTCCCGGGCTTAATGCCTGTATAAGGGCAGTTGTCCGAACAGCAAACTACTATAAAATCGAAGTTATAGGCTTTATAAGAGGATTTAAAGGTTTAATAGAAAAGGATTATAAAGTTTTAGATTATAAGAGTGTCGCAGGAATACTTCAAAGAGGTGGAACTATACTACTTACAGCCAGAGAGCCAAGGTTTAAAGAGTACGATTATAGAAAAATAGCTTTTGAAAACATAAAAAACTTAGGTATAGATGCTTTGTTTGTGATAGGTGGAAACGGTAGTTTTCAAGGTGCTTACCTTTTAAATAAAGATTTTGATTTAAATGTTATTGGAATACCAAAAACCATTGATAATGATATATATGGTACTGAGTATGCAATAGGCTTTGATACTGCTGTTAATAATGCAATGGAAGCAATAGATAAAATAAAAGATACCACTATGTCTCACGAAAGAGTTTTTATAGTAGAAGTAATGGGTAGAGACAGTGGTTTTATAGCACTGGAAGTTGGAATGGCTACAGGAGCTGAAATAACACTTATACCAGAATACCCTCTTCCGCTTCATGTAATAGAAGAAAAGATTTTAAAAGCAAAAGCTATGGAAAAAGGGTTTGCTATCATCGTCCTTGCAGAAGGTGTTGCATCTGCAAAAGAGCTTGCAGAAATACTAAATCAAAGGTTAAAGGATAAATCTATAGGCGAGATAAGGTATCAGGTTTTAGGCTACATTCAAAGAGGCGGAAGTCCTTCTGCTTACGATAGAATTATGGCTTCTAAGTTTGGTGTTTTTGCAGTAGAAAAATACGTAGAAGGGCATAAAAACTTTATGGTTTCATACGAAGATGGTCAGTTAAAAATAAAACCTCTTCAAGTTTCTTTTGGAAAAGTAAGAGTACCTAACATTCAAGAGTACGAAATAAATAACATACTTTCACTATGA
- a CDS encoding 4Fe-4S dicluster domain-containing protein produces the protein MVFKCDITTLRQIYKRLKEVYEVISPVYDNGVIQYRKNPDFDAIPFGKAQMEYAGSYFVSDNIGKYFSYVRPYNTLKNFLRPAEEVLYRVYIKDGKLYFESENKHTKKPMAFFDVRKCDLKALSILDEVFINKNNYPDEYYKELRENLFIVAVNCSEVSDVCFCSSMNVNFNNDYGSDIVLTELKKGFLLEVKTDKGKRLLEGLSLKEADEDDLKEKNEILTQTYTKIKKSLNKENLKEELYKKINHPYWEEIGNRCLGCTSCTQVCPTCFCFDIIEKNSLDGSYSERVRIYDSCFNPNFATVHKFNLRDKIFFRYRHWLLHKMAYWQDQFDDIGCVGCGRCITWCPAKIDIEIETNKVRDFA, from the coding sequence ATGGTTTTTAAATGTGATATTACAACATTGAGACAGATTTATAAGAGATTAAAAGAAGTTTATGAGGTTATTTCGCCCGTTTACGATAATGGAGTAATACAGTATAGAAAAAATCCAGACTTTGATGCAATCCCTTTTGGTAAAGCTCAGATGGAGTATGCAGGAAGCTATTTTGTATCCGATAATATCGGAAAGTATTTCAGTTATGTAAGGCCTTATAATACTTTAAAAAACTTCCTAAGACCAGCGGAGGAGGTACTATACAGGGTTTATATTAAAGATGGAAAACTCTACTTTGAAAGTGAAAATAAACATACCAAAAAGCCTATGGCATTTTTTGACGTTAGGAAATGCGACTTAAAGGCTTTGTCTATATTAGATGAAGTTTTTATAAATAAAAATAACTATCCTGATGAATATTACAAGGAACTCAGAGAAAATTTATTTATAGTAGCAGTCAACTGCAGTGAAGTGTCAGATGTTTGCTTTTGCAGTTCTATGAACGTAAATTTTAACAATGATTATGGATCTGATATAGTTTTAACAGAATTAAAAAAAGGGTTTTTGTTAGAAGTTAAAACAGACAAAGGAAAGAGATTATTAGAAGGATTGAGTTTAAAGGAAGCGGATGAAGATGATTTAAAAGAAAAAAATGAAATTCTAACTCAAACTTACACTAAAATCAAAAAAAGCTTAAATAAAGAAAACTTAAAAGAAGAACTATATAAAAAGATAAATCATCCTTACTGGGAAGAGATAGGAAACAGATGTCTTGGATGTACGAGTTGTACACAAGTCTGCCCTACATGTTTCTGTTTTGATATAATTGAGAAAAATTCTTTAGATGGTAGTTATTCTGAAAGAGTAAGAATTTATGACTCTTGCTTTAATCCAAATTTCGCAACGGTTCATAAGTTTAACCTTAGAGATAAAATCTTTTTTAGATACAGACATTGGTTACTACATAAAATGGCTTATTGGCAAGATCAATTTGATGATATCGGTTGTGTAGGATGTGGAAGATGCATTACATGGTGTCCGGCTAAAATAGATATTGAGATAGAAACTAACAAAGTGAGAGATTTTGCGTGA
- the lpxB gene encoding lipid-A-disaccharide synthase has translation MKKIFISVGEISGDNYACEIVKRLKNYQIYAIAGPKMEAAGVIPVASIKDISVVGLTEALSKYSKIKEVFKKSVEILKEGVDLLVVVDFPGFNIKLIKEAKKLGIKTVYFISPQVWAWGKSRIKDIVENTDVLISILPFEEEIYKPFVSNKFKFFFVGHPLLDIVKTYETEESFKQKLSIPKHKKIIGLLAGSRESEVNVLLPIMLQSARLLSKTLENAHFVIPATVNMVEKVLEKTKDFKDLPLTVITSNLSEFDIPKFENPSYEVMKHSVFSIIASGTATLEAAIIGNPFILVYKVSPITYFIGKRLVSIPFLGLPNIIAGKEVVPELLQERCTPLNIANKTLEFLFDEKLQEKQKQDLLEVKSKLGEKKAIDKAAEIISTLLEKGQV, from the coding sequence ATGAAAAAAATTTTTATAAGCGTAGGTGAGATTTCTGGAGATAACTACGCTTGTGAGATAGTAAAAAGATTAAAAAACTACCAAATATACGCAATAGCAGGTCCAAAGATGGAAGCAGCCGGAGTAATTCCGGTTGCCTCAATAAAAGATATATCCGTAGTAGGTCTAACAGAAGCTCTTTCAAAATACAGTAAAATCAAAGAAGTTTTTAAAAAGTCAGTAGAGATACTAAAAGAAGGTGTTGACCTTCTTGTAGTGGTAGACTTCCCCGGATTTAACATAAAACTTATAAAAGAGGCCAAGAAACTTGGAATAAAAACAGTTTACTTTATATCTCCACAGGTTTGGGCTTGGGGTAAGAGTAGGATTAAAGATATAGTTGAAAATACAGATGTTTTAATATCTATCCTTCCATTTGAAGAGGAGATTTACAAACCCTTTGTAAGTAATAAGTTCAAATTCTTTTTTGTTGGACACCCTCTTTTAGATATAGTTAAAACTTACGAAACAGAAGAAAGTTTTAAACAAAAACTGTCAATACCAAAACATAAAAAAATAATTGGGTTGCTTGCAGGAAGTAGGGAAAGTGAAGTTAATGTTTTACTTCCTATTATGCTTCAATCTGCCAGACTTTTATCTAAAACACTGGAAAATGCTCACTTTGTAATTCCTGCAACTGTAAATATGGTTGAAAAAGTTTTAGAAAAAACAAAAGATTTTAAAGATTTACCTTTAACTGTAATAACGTCAAATCTTTCAGAGTTTGACATTCCAAAGTTTGAAAATCCTTCTTACGAAGTTATGAAACATAGCGTGTTTTCTATTATAGCCTCAGGTACTGCAACCTTAGAAGCTGCGATAATTGGAAATCCATTTATATTGGTTTATAAAGTAAGTCCTATTACATACTTTATAGGCAAAAGGTTAGTATCTATACCTTTTCTTGGGCTACCTAACATTATAGCAGGCAAAGAAGTTGTCCCAGAGCTCCTGCAAGAAAGATGTACCCCTCTTAACATTGCAAATAAAACATTAGAATTCCTTTTTGATGAAAAACTTCAAGAAAAACAGAAGCAAGACCTTTTAGAAGTTAAGTCTAAACTTGGAGAAAAGAAAGCTATAGACAAAGCAGCTGAGATAATTAGCACACTACTTGAGAAAGGTCAAGTATAA
- a CDS encoding SpoVG family protein, with the protein MKITDVKIYPFDTGRIGGRVRAVAEVIIDDTILIRDIKVIESKHGGLFINFPKKKSSSNRFLEIVEPLSKEFAEEVRRAVVDKYKEMMNINSEENFD; encoded by the coding sequence ATGAAAATAACAGACGTAAAAATTTATCCTTTTGACACAGGAAGAATCGGCGGAAGAGTTAGAGCCGTTGCAGAGGTAATTATAGATGATACTATTTTAATCCGAGACATAAAAGTTATAGAGTCAAAACATGGAGGACTTTTTATAAACTTTCCTAAGAAAAAAAGTAGTTCTAACAGATTTTTAGAGATAGTAGAGCCTTTATCAAAAGAGTTTGCAGAAGAAGTAAGAAGAGCTGTAGTTGATAAATACAAAGAGATGATGAATATAAATTCGGAGGAAAACTTTGATTAA
- a CDS encoding Ni/Fe hydrogenase subunit delta, whose amino-acid sequence MKIGIFKFSSCDGCQLSFINLSRELAELENFNIDYFLEAQSVNNYDYFDVSFVEGSVSTNEEIERIKDIREKSKVLVSIGACAVSGGVQSIRNFRNIDDIKTVYKIQDITQNVPENAIPISQVVKVDFEIRGCPVSTNVIKDFINSILIGKSPHNYNYPVCLECKRRGNVCLLILNNPCLGPITMAGCNALCPSLSRGCYGCFGPYKDANIEALYNIFKEKNWDIKEFIENSLNPYNPIFREKIWKQNF is encoded by the coding sequence ATGAAAATAGGTATATTTAAGTTCTCTTCTTGTGATGGTTGTCAACTATCCTTTATAAATCTTTCCAGAGAGTTGGCTGAGTTAGAAAACTTTAATATAGATTACTTTTTGGAAGCCCAGTCTGTAAACAATTATGACTACTTTGATGTTTCTTTTGTAGAAGGGTCTGTATCTACAAATGAAGAAATTGAGAGGATAAAGGATATTAGAGAAAAAAGTAAAGTTCTTGTCAGTATTGGTGCTTGTGCTGTTTCAGGAGGTGTTCAATCTATCAGGAACTTTAGGAATATAGACGATATTAAAACTGTGTATAAAATTCAAGACATTACTCAAAATGTTCCTGAAAATGCTATTCCTATATCTCAGGTGGTAAAAGTTGATTTTGAAATTAGAGGATGTCCAGTATCAACAAATGTAATAAAAGATTTTATAAACTCTATTTTAATAGGTAAAAGTCCTCATAATTACAATTATCCTGTTTGTCTTGAATGTAAGAGGAGAGGCAACGTCTGTTTACTTATTTTGAATAATCCATGTTTAGGTCCTATTACAATGGCAGGATGTAATGCTCTATGTCCATCTCTGAGTAGAGGATGTTACGGCTGTTTCGGGCCTTACAAAGATGCAAATATTGAGGCGTTATATAATATTTTTAAGGAAAAAAATTGGGATATAAAAGAGTTTATTGAAAACAGTTTAAATCCTTACAATCCTATCTTTAGGGAAAAAATATGGAAACAAAACTTTTAA
- the resB gene encoding cytochrome c biogenesis protein ResB: protein MIKKILSFLGNVKLGVIYLILLAILSVLGSTYIKQGETYITYYKEYGEIPAKIIWITWLNNVFHSWYYQLLIVLVAIAVIFATIERFPAIYKTAYGKVEKKLPEGLLKKPSTIKLNYSKPLDEVLNYIISVIHRLGFRKVEAIKENDNVVYLYAEKGRISRMGMLVTHIGIIVFLIGAFMGSVLGVRGQIEIPEGDSADYIRKYREGSLVPGNETYKLPFTIYLKKFELEFYDSKEFAGAVKSYKSTVDIIKGGKAVKSGVIEVNKPIEVEGHRIFQTSYGKTGEIKEAKLVVFKYDDLLSFMNEGMLINQKLAQEIDEEKKKEYEKQLRDLDRKWMEFISKAPKLDYTYKNPNLNFDSVQLQIKNTTLNYKNPMLAQQDVYDPLIIAQVNYNQKEFNIPIPADPFVAIPAYEKFAKPYGLPYILLIDSFQPRYFSGLQVSYFPGTNLIWIGTVIVVLGTMLAFYTIHRRIWLKLEKNNENQTEIYIAFYSQKFRESFHEKLKQELGI from the coding sequence TTGATTAAAAAAATACTCTCATTTTTAGGAAATGTAAAATTAGGTGTTATCTACCTTATCCTTCTTGCAATACTATCAGTTTTAGGTTCTACCTACATAAAACAAGGTGAGACTTACATAACTTATTACAAAGAATACGGTGAAATACCAGCAAAAATAATATGGATTACTTGGCTAAACAACGTATTTCATTCTTGGTACTATCAGCTTTTAATAGTATTAGTTGCTATAGCGGTTATTTTTGCAACTATAGAAAGATTTCCTGCCATTTACAAAACCGCTTACGGTAAGGTTGAAAAAAAGCTCCCTGAAGGACTACTTAAAAAACCTTCAACTATTAAGTTAAATTACAGTAAACCTTTAGATGAAGTTTTAAATTACATAATCAGCGTAATACATAGACTTGGATTTAGAAAGGTTGAAGCTATAAAAGAAAATGATAATGTTGTTTATCTTTATGCAGAGAAAGGTAGAATATCAAGGATGGGAATGCTTGTAACCCACATAGGTATTATAGTTTTCTTGATAGGTGCTTTTATGGGTTCCGTTTTAGGTGTAAGAGGTCAGATAGAGATTCCAGAAGGTGATTCTGCGGACTACATAAGAAAATACAGAGAAGGCTCCTTAGTTCCCGGAAATGAGACTTATAAATTACCTTTTACTATATACCTTAAAAAGTTTGAACTTGAGTTTTATGATAGTAAAGAGTTTGCAGGTGCAGTAAAGTCATACAAAAGTACGGTAGACATAATAAAAGGTGGAAAAGCAGTAAAATCCGGTGTAATAGAAGTTAACAAACCTATAGAAGTAGAAGGACACAGAATATTCCAAACATCTTACGGTAAAACAGGAGAGATAAAAGAAGCAAAATTAGTTGTGTTTAAATATGATGATTTGTTATCTTTTATGAACGAAGGAATGCTAATAAACCAAAAACTTGCCCAAGAAATAGACGAAGAAAAGAAAAAAGAGTATGAAAAACAACTTAGAGATTTAGACAGAAAATGGATGGAATTTATATCAAAAGCTCCTAAACTTGATTACACTTACAAAAACCCAAATCTAAATTTTGATTCTGTACAACTTCAAATAAAAAATACAACGCTTAACTACAAAAACCCAATGCTTGCTCAGCAAGATGTTTATGACCCTTTGATAATAGCTCAAGTAAATTACAATCAAAAAGAATTTAACATTCCTATACCTGCTGACCCGTTTGTTGCTATTCCTGCTTACGAAAAATTTGCTAAACCTTACGGCCTCCCTTATATTCTGCTTATTGACTCATTTCAACCTAGATACTTTTCAGGATTACAAGTTAGTTATTTCCCAGGAACTAACCTTATATGGATTGGAACAGTTATAGTAGTTTTAGGAACTATGCTTGCATTTTATACGATTCATAGAAGAATATGGTTAAAACTGGAAAAAAATAATGAAAATCAAACAGAAATTTACATTGCATTTTACTCTCAAAAGTTTAGAGAGTCTTTCCACGAGAAATTAAAACAAGAGTTAGGAATATGA
- a CDS encoding FAD/NAD(P)-binding protein, with translation MKPYDLIEGKILKVYQENYNTITVIVEVNLKDPRPGQFVMFYAIGRGEAPITIADYKDGFMVNTIRIVGDVTGYFDKAKEGDSIYLRGPYGNLWPIDKAFGKNLFIVSGGLGLAATRWILEEALKQKHRFKNVISLYGAKSYDDILYREKIEEWEKEIDFKTILNTGNERWKGKVGLITDLINDTDIDSNSVVFMCGPDPMVNAVIEILESKGVKKENIYISLERHMKCAVGTCGHCMIGPYFVCKNGPVFNYKEIEYFYTKKGV, from the coding sequence GTGAAACCGTATGATTTAATAGAAGGAAAAATTTTAAAAGTTTATCAGGAGAATTACAATACAATAACTGTAATCGTAGAAGTAAATTTAAAAGACCCAAGACCAGGACAGTTTGTTATGTTTTATGCAATCGGTAGAGGAGAGGCTCCGATTACAATAGCTGATTACAAAGATGGTTTTATGGTTAATACTATCAGAATAGTAGGAGACGTTACTGGATACTTTGATAAAGCAAAAGAAGGTGATAGTATATACTTGCGTGGCCCTTACGGTAATCTGTGGCCTATTGATAAGGCTTTTGGAAAAAATCTTTTTATTGTTTCCGGTGGTTTAGGACTTGCTGCCACAAGATGGATTTTAGAAGAAGCTTTAAAACAAAAGCATAGATTTAAGAATGTAATTTCACTATATGGTGCCAAAAGTTACGATGATATCCTTTATAGAGAAAAAATTGAGGAATGGGAAAAGGAAATAGATTTTAAGACGATTTTGAATACAGGAAATGAAAGATGGAAAGGAAAAGTGGGATTAATCACAGATTTGATAAACGATACAGACATAGACAGTAATAGTGTTGTTTTTATGTGTGGTCCTGATCCTATGGTAAACGCTGTTATTGAAATACTTGAAAGTAAAGGTGTAAAAAAAGAAAATATTTACATATCTTTAGAAAGGCATATGAAATGTGCTGTTGGTACATGTGGACACTGTATGATTGGTCCCTACTTTGTCTGTAAAAATGGTCCAGTGTTTAACTACAAAGAAATTGAATACTTTTATACAAAAAAAGGTGTTTGA
- the oadA gene encoding sodium-extruding oxaloacetate decarboxylase subunit alpha, with the protein MEKKVIEFTDVTLRDGQQSLLATRVRTDDLLPALEKLDDAGFWSLEVWGGATFDVCLRYLKEDPWDRLKKFKQAAKNTKLEMLLRGQNLVGYRHYPDDVVEAFVKKAAENGIDVFRIFDALNDVRNMEVAISVAKECGKIVKGVLSYTISPIHTVDYYVNIARQLKDLGVDIISIKDQAGILSPKVAYDLVKRLKEEIKLPVHVHAQSTAAMAEMTLLKAVEAGADIIDTDVSTWSWLTAHPPNETMVYVLKEFGYETKIDLDIVVEVAEYLKEVRKKYAKYDTVDKWPDCQVLIHQIPGGMMSNFINQLKENNALDKLEEVKKEVARVREDLGYPPLVTPTSQIVGTQALLNVLQGERYKVVTKETRDYVKGLYGRPPAPIKPDVMKKILGDEQPIQVRPADLLEPELDKCTEKAYQSGARNEEDVLSYCLFSQVGVEFFQWREKFEKGEVLPPEIEELTKEEMKHLAPIEFNITVHGEQYHVRIAGVGSPVENRRPYFIRIDGRLEEVLVQPIKEIEVGAAEVSLPEGGKIIGERPKAMGLGDVSSPMPGKVTSIKVNLGDRVKKGDVVLTVEAMKMENEIHAPIDGTVSEIFVKVGDNVNPDECLIRITPD; encoded by the coding sequence ATGGAGAAAAAAGTTATAGAATTTACTGATGTTACTCTAAGAGATGGTCAGCAGAGCCTTCTTGCAACAAGAGTAAGAACAGATGACCTTTTACCAGCACTTGAAAAGTTAGACGATGCAGGATTCTGGTCTTTAGAAGTATGGGGAGGAGCTACCTTTGACGTATGCCTTAGATACCTAAAAGAAGACCCATGGGACAGATTAAAGAAATTTAAACAAGCAGCCAAAAATACAAAACTTGAGATGCTTCTCAGAGGTCAAAACTTAGTAGGATATAGACACTATCCAGATGATGTTGTGGAAGCTTTTGTGAAAAAGGCAGCTGAAAATGGAATAGATGTATTTAGAATATTTGATGCGTTAAATGACGTAAGAAATATGGAAGTTGCTATATCTGTTGCAAAAGAGTGTGGCAAGATTGTAAAAGGAGTTTTATCATACACAATAAGTCCTATCCATACTGTTGATTACTATGTAAATATAGCTAGACAGCTTAAAGACTTAGGTGTTGATATTATATCCATAAAAGACCAAGCAGGAATACTATCTCCCAAAGTAGCTTACGACCTTGTAAAAAGATTAAAAGAAGAGATAAAACTTCCTGTTCATGTCCACGCTCAATCTACAGCTGCAATGGCGGAGATGACCCTTTTAAAAGCAGTTGAAGCAGGTGCAGACATAATAGATACAGATGTTTCAACGTGGTCTTGGCTTACAGCTCATCCACCAAACGAGACAATGGTATACGTTTTAAAAGAGTTCGGATATGAAACAAAGATTGATTTAGATATCGTAGTTGAAGTTGCAGAGTATCTTAAAGAAGTAAGGAAAAAGTACGCAAAATATGATACAGTCGATAAATGGCCAGACTGTCAGGTTCTAATACACCAAATACCGGGTGGAATGATGTCTAATTTTATAAATCAGTTAAAAGAAAACAATGCATTAGACAAATTAGAAGAGGTTAAAAAAGAAGTAGCAAGAGTAAGAGAAGATTTAGGTTATCCTCCACTTGTAACACCTACAAGCCAAATAGTAGGAACTCAAGCACTTTTAAACGTACTACAAGGAGAAAGGTATAAAGTTGTAACAAAAGAAACAAGAGATTATGTAAAAGGATTGTACGGAAGACCGCCTGCTCCTATAAAACCTGATGTTATGAAGAAAATCTTAGGAGATGAGCAACCTATACAGGTAAGACCAGCAGATTTATTAGAACCAGAGCTTGATAAATGTACAGAGAAAGCTTACCAATCAGGAGCCAGAAACGAAGAAGATGTATTATCATACTGTTTATTCTCTCAAGTGGGAGTAGAGTTCTTCCAATGGAGAGAAAAGTTTGAAAAAGGAGAAGTTTTACCACCTGAAATAGAAGAGCTTACAAAGGAAGAAATGAAACACCTTGCTCCTATAGAGTTTAACATTACAGTCCATGGAGAGCAGTACCACGTTAGGATTGCAGGAGTAGGAAGTCCAGTAGAAAACAGAAGACCATACTTTATCAGAATAGACGGTAGATTAGAAGAAGTTTTAGTCCAACCTATTAAAGAAATAGAAGTGGGTGCAGCGGAAGTTTCTCTACCTGAAGGTGGAAAAATAATTGGAGAAAGACCAAAAGCTATGGGTTTAGGAGACGTATCATCTCCTATGCCCGGAAAGGTAACTTCTATAAAAGTAAACTTAGGGGATAGAGTGAAAAAAGGAGATGTTGTTCTTACTGTTGAAGCGATGAAGATGGAAAACGAGATTCACGCTCCAATAGATGGAACTGTAAGCGAAATATTTGTAAAGGTTGGAGATAACGTAAATCCAGATGAGTGTTTAATAAGAATTACGCCAGATTAA